The Deltaproteobacteria bacterium sequence CCATCTGAGCTACGGGGCCGAATTAAAAATTGGTTGCTGTTGCAACCTCCGCCCCCGCCTCACTTGAACCGGTGGCGTTCGGCGGGGACCCCCCGTCTGAGCTACGGGGCCGAATGACGAGAAGATAGTAGAGATGCGACGTCAAAGTCAATGAGCGAACACAAAAATAACGACTGGTCCGTTGCGAAGGCGGTTGAATACTACAACATCGACGGCTGGGGCGCCGGATATTTCGGAATCAACGACAAGGGGCATCTCTGCATCTTCCCCTACGGCCAGCCTGGCCCGACCTCCATTAACCAGTCCGCCAAGGCGGACGGTGAGGGGGAGGCTCCAGTGGCTTTGCCACTGGAGGGGGCGACGCGAGCCCCTACAATCGATATTTTGGATGTCCTCGATGAAATCAAAGACAAGAAATTAAGCCTCCCCTGTGTCGTCCGGTTCCAGGACATCCTGCGGTCGCGCGTCCAGACGCTGACCTCGACATTTTCAAAACATATCGCCGAGACGGGTTATTCGGGAAAATACTTCGGCGTCTATCCCATCAAGGTGAATCAGATGCGCGAGGTGGTGGAGGAAATTCTCGATGCCGGGGCCGAAAGCCACTTCGGGCTGGAGGCCGGGAGCAAGGGGGAGCTTTTGCCCGTTTTGGCCTACAACGACGACCCGGAGGCGCTCACCATCTGCAACGGATACAAGGATGAGGACTTCATGCGCCTGGCCATGCTGGGGCGCAAGCTCGGCCGGAAGATCATCGTGGTGATCGAAAAGTTGAGCGAACTCCCCCTCCTTCTCCGCGTGGCCGAGGAGATGCAGGTGGAGCCGATCATCGGAATCCGCGCCAAACTCTCCACGCCGGGGGCGGGGAAGTGGGTTTCCTCCAGCGGTGATTTCGCCAAATTCGGCCTCACGGCCCCCGAGATCATTCAGGCGGTGAAAATCCTTAAAGGGCGGGGGAAGGAGGAAACGCTCAAGCTTTTTCATTTTCATGCCGGAAGCCAGCTGACCGACATCCGCTCCATCAAGGAGGCGGTCAAGGAGGGGGCCCGGTTTTACGCCAAACTGCGCAAGATGGGTTTGGACATCGACTACTTCGATGTCGGCGGGGGGCTGGGGGTCGATTACGAAGGCTCCAACACCACCTCCGATTCCTCGGTCAACTATACGCTGGATGAATACGCGGCGGACGTGGTGGACAACGTCCGGCAGATCTGCGCCGACGAAAAGGTTCCCGAACCGCATCTGGTTTCGGAGTCGGGGCGGGCCGTCACCGCGCATCATTCCTGCATCATCATGTCGGTTTTCGGGAGCATCCAGCTGGGGGAGGAGGAAAACCATCTCAACGGGACCG is a genomic window containing:
- the speA gene encoding biosynthetic arginine decarboxylase; its protein translation is MSEHKNNDWSVAKAVEYYNIDGWGAGYFGINDKGHLCIFPYGQPGPTSINQSAKADGEGEAPVALPLEGATRAPTIDILDVLDEIKDKKLSLPCVVRFQDILRSRVQTLTSTFSKHIAETGYSGKYFGVYPIKVNQMREVVEEILDAGAESHFGLEAGSKGELLPVLAYNDDPEALTICNGYKDEDFMRLAMLGRKLGRKIIVVIEKLSELPLLLRVAEEMQVEPIIGIRAKLSTPGAGKWVSSSGDFAKFGLTAPEIIQAVKILKGRGKEETLKLFHFHAGSQLTDIRSIKEAVKEGARFYAKLRKMGLDIDYFDVGGGLGVDYEGSNTTSDSSVNYTLDEYAADVVDNVRQICADEKVPEPHLVSESGRAVTAHHSCIIMSVFGSIQLGEEENHLNGTDSDVVLKMREIVAGLTPKNLQAVFHDATALKEEALSMFKLGILDLEERAKIESLYWRLCRQIVQINSRRKRVPKDTAHLEKLMADQCLANFSLFQSAPDHWAFDQLFPIVPLERLNEPPLRESTIVDITCDSDGKIDQFIDQVTPRPTLALHELKPGESYHVGMFLLGAYQDIMGDMHNLFGRVNEVHVFCDDEDPEDFYLEEVIPGENIADVLCHLQYFPAELAKTVKKAVDEKIKGGTIKPKEGMNLVEFYERVMKSYTYLETTQYQLSTVEAEGKETQSQDPPTAEEATGPVINGSSLAEPSHGR